In one Dermatophagoides farinae isolate YC_2012a chromosome 4, ASM2471394v1, whole genome shotgun sequence genomic region, the following are encoded:
- the LOC124500444 gene encoding uncharacterized protein LOC124500444 isoform X2, which produces MVEDLLANESTMDGSIRIPSPIGPASLSHAAVVDSESDLMGAESDSKFSLSKLKRPFARLPFDLRFNTRFLNGPLMTSSSNMLRQVHHSHPPPPQPMRGPGPQMMRQPGPQNMRPSFPPNGPNPGHRGPPPPQFQQHPPPPGYGSHQPIFKSLPPHGSNGIMQPGPKSLMPPQPQSQMMHHQGPPPPPPQQQQQQQGPPGSPAHIDIEPVGMSGIDPMVHTIAEYIDSGDDRHNELINDYDRQTSSNEIWPIAQPELAKIVHLDVKCEKNFMKVSVEFDRPFNGIIFSKGHFSQPNCIHLPSGSGRSSIYFDIRIDSCGTTGNMGPNSLTAYGNVNAGNFFENTVIFQYDPFVQEAWDQARKLRCTWHDQYEKSVSFRPFPVDMVDVVRADFAGDNVGCWMQIQVGRGPWASEVAGIVKIGQTMTMVLAIKDEENKFDMLVRNCVAHDGKRAPIELVDTNGCIVRSKLMSKFTKIKNFGSSASVLSYAHFQAFKFPDSMEVHFQCTIQICKNSCPEQCDQSGQSNIHYINHQITGTMQNLQNHRDIMGGSSGGDIYLSSDLPSAAAQIGELPGRSDNSVLARPREVRDVSGELKEILQETNVTAAKEVGVEKVIRVISTGDLSFATSDKLTAEQQSIIETNETSNGTFSSHPHYRIGPKSWLSEKINEKICMSSINFLVCFVTLSTLALFFCTCSVVMCCRKRSIYGDHAAAAAMLHGAVHLNGKSSSKKTSAKEAQLIKNGKRSKHEQNSHDSSYGSQQTVIPVMSGNGTNGGYLSSSSILSPRVQATAGGTNGYVMYH; this is translated from the exons ATGGTTGAAGATCTACTTgcaaatgaatcaacaatGGATGGATCGATACGTATACCAAGTCCGATTGGACCggcatcattatcacatgCAGCCGTCGTTGATTCTGAATCCGATCTTATGGGGGCTGAATcggattcaaaattttctctttccaAATTGAAAAGACCG TTTGCTCGACTTCCGTTTGATCTCCGATTTAATACACGATTTTTAAATGGCCCATTAATGACATCCAGTTCGAATATGTTACGACAagttcatcattcacatccTCCACCGCCGCAACCAATGCGTGGTCCAGGACCACAAATGATGCGTCAACCAGGTCCACAAAATATGCGACCATCATTTCCACCAAATGGACCAAATCCAGGTCATCGAggaccgccaccaccacaatttcaacaacaccCACCACCCCCAGGATATGGTAGTCATCAACCAATCTTTAAATCATTACCACCACATGGTTCAAATGGAATTATGCAACCAGGaccaaaatcattgatgCCTCCTCAACCACAATCACAAATGATGCATCATCAAggtccaccaccaccaccaccacagcaacaacaacaacaacaaggtcCACCTGGATCACCAGCTCATATCGATATTGAACCAGTAGGTATGAGTGGTATTGATCCAATGGTCCACACTATTGCCGAATATATCGATTCAGGTGATGATAGACACAATGAATTGATCAACG ATTACGATCGTCAAACATCATCTAATGAAATATGGCCTATTGCTCAGCCTGAATTAGCtaaaattgttcatttagATGTTAAAtgtgaaaagaatttcatgAAAGTATCAGTTGAATTTGATCGTCCATTCAATGGTATCATCTTCAGTAAAGGACATTTTAGTCAACCGAATTGTATCCATTTGCCATCCGGTTCTGGTcgttcatcaatttatttcgATATACGAATCGATAGTTGTGGTACCACCGGTAATATGGGACCAAATTCATTGACAGCCTATGGCAATGTTAATGCTGGAAACTTTTTCGAAAACACCGTTATATTTCAATATGATCCATTCGTACAAGAAGCCTGGGATCAGGCGCGGAAACTTCGATGCACATGGCATgatcaatatgaaaaatcCGTATCATTCCGTCCATTCCCAGTCGATATGGTCGATGTAGTTCGAGCCGATTTCGCTGGTGATAATGTCGGTTGTTGGATGCAGATTCAAGTTGGTCGTGGTCCATGGGCAAGTGAAGTAGCCGGTATTGTAAAAATTGGccaaacaatgacaatggtATTAGCTATCAAAGATGAGGAGAATAAATTCGATATGTTGGTCAGAAATTGTGTAGCTCATGATGGCAAACGAGCACCAATCGAATTAGTCGACACCAACGGTTGTATTGTACGATCGAAACTTATGTCTAAATTtacgaaaatcaaaaactttGGCTCAAGTGCATCGGTGTTGAGCTACGCACATTTCCAGGCATTCAAATTTCCCGATTCAATGGAAgtacattttcaatgtacCATTCAGATCTGTAAAAATAGCTGTCCGGAACAATGTGATCAATCGGGTCAATCgaatattcattatattaATCATCAGATCACTGGTACAATGCAAAATCTACAAAACCATCGAGATATTATGGGCGGTAGTAGCGGTGGTGACATTTATCTTAGTTCGGATTTGCCATCAGCGGCAGCACAAATCGGTGAACTACCTGGACGATCGGATAATAGTGTATTGGCTCGACCTCGTGAAGTTCGTGATGTAAGTGgtgaattgaaagaaatcCTTCAAGAAACAAATGTAACCGCAGCTAAAGAGGTTGGTGTAGAAAAAGTTATACGTGTCATATCGACTGGTGATCTTAGTTTTGCTACATCGGATAAATTAACTGCCgaacaacaatcgattataGAAACGAATGAAACATCTAATGGAACATTCAGTAGTCATCCTCATTATCGAATTGGGCCGAAATCTTGGCTCTCGGAAaagataaatgaaaaaatttgcatgTCATCGATTAATTTTCTCGTATGTTTCGTAACATTATCGACTTTGGCATTATTTTTCTGCACTTGTTCAGTGGTTATGTGTTGCCGTAAACGTTCAATTTATGGTGATCATGCGGCTGCAGCTGCCATGTTACATGGTGCCGTACATTTAAATGGCAAATCTTCAAGTAAAAAAACTTCGGCCAAAGAAGCACAGTTGATTAAAAATGGTAAACGTAGTAAACATGAACAGAATAGCCATGATAGTAGCTATGGATCACAACAGACGGTCATACCGGTCATGTCGGGTAATGGTACAAATGGTGGTTATCTAAGTAGCTCATCGATAT
- the LOC142597461 gene encoding uncharacterized protein LOC142597461, with translation MEAECNRKQELEKAVEEAMKQEDEDDDRMDIDEEDAPEEEKERKRMHVCDFALLSKTGNSTSSKSSSNNGVEVALDSSDHESGIGLYSSTMAAKYEQTSSSKIFIWIKKST, from the coding sequence atggAAGCTGAATGTAATCGTAAACAGGAACTAGAAAAGGCTGTTGAAGAAGCGATGAAAcaagaagatgaagatgatgatagaatggATATTGATGAAGAGGATGCAcctgaagaagaaaaagaacgTAAACGTATGCATGTTTGCGATTTTGCTTTGTTATCAAAAACTGGcaattcaacatcatccaaatcatcatcgaataatggAGTAGAAGTGGCTTTGGATTCAAGCGATCATGAATCCGGAATTGGTTtgtattcatcaacaatggcAGCCAAATATGAACAAACATCTTCATCAAAGATCTTCATCTGGATCAAAAAATCTACATGA
- the LOC124500444 gene encoding uncharacterized protein LOC124500444 isoform X1 has translation MIRKYSFFFLFLSSACLLFAIADHSIDSPTHKSDDSIDVSSSIGVSSHHHDGSNGGGGSDGSSNSGNSPQHLIPGMVEDLLANESTMDGSIRIPSPIGPASLSHAAVVDSESDLMGAESDSKFSLSKLKRPFARLPFDLRFNTRFLNGPLMTSSSNMLRQVHHSHPPPPQPMRGPGPQMMRQPGPQNMRPSFPPNGPNPGHRGPPPPQFQQHPPPPGYGSHQPIFKSLPPHGSNGIMQPGPKSLMPPQPQSQMMHHQGPPPPPPQQQQQQQGPPGSPAHIDIEPVGMSGIDPMVHTIAEYIDSGDDRHNELINDYDRQTSSNEIWPIAQPELAKIVHLDVKCEKNFMKVSVEFDRPFNGIIFSKGHFSQPNCIHLPSGSGRSSIYFDIRIDSCGTTGNMGPNSLTAYGNVNAGNFFENTVIFQYDPFVQEAWDQARKLRCTWHDQYEKSVSFRPFPVDMVDVVRADFAGDNVGCWMQIQVGRGPWASEVAGIVKIGQTMTMVLAIKDEENKFDMLVRNCVAHDGKRAPIELVDTNGCIVRSKLMSKFTKIKNFGSSASVLSYAHFQAFKFPDSMEVHFQCTIQICKNSCPEQCDQSGQSNIHYINHQITGTMQNLQNHRDIMGGSSGGDIYLSSDLPSAAAQIGELPGRSDNSVLARPREVRDVSGELKEILQETNVTAAKEVGVEKVIRVISTGDLSFATSDKLTAEQQSIIETNETSNGTFSSHPHYRIGPKSWLSEKINEKICMSSINFLVCFVTLSTLALFFCTCSVVMCCRKRSIYGDHAAAAAMLHGAVHLNGKSSSKKTSAKEAQLIKNGKRSKHEQNSHDSSYGSQQTVIPVMSGNGTNGGYLSSSSILSPRVQATAGGTNGYVMYH, from the exons atgattcgaaaatattcatttttctttctttttctttcatcg gCTTGTCTATTGTTTGCCATTGCCGATCATTCCATTGATTCACCGACACATAAAAGTGATGATTCTATTGATGTTAGTTCATCGATTGGTGTTAgtagccatcatcatgatggtagtaatggtggtggtggatccGATGGATCCTCGAATAGTGGTAACAGCCCACAACATCTGATACCCGGTATGGTTGAAGATCTACTTgcaaatgaatcaacaatGGATGGATCGATACGTATACCAAGTCCGATTGGACCggcatcattatcacatgCAGCCGTCGTTGATTCTGAATCCGATCTTATGGGGGCTGAATcggattcaaaattttctctttccaAATTGAAAAGACCG TTTGCTCGACTTCCGTTTGATCTCCGATTTAATACACGATTTTTAAATGGCCCATTAATGACATCCAGTTCGAATATGTTACGACAagttcatcattcacatccTCCACCGCCGCAACCAATGCGTGGTCCAGGACCACAAATGATGCGTCAACCAGGTCCACAAAATATGCGACCATCATTTCCACCAAATGGACCAAATCCAGGTCATCGAggaccgccaccaccacaatttcaacaacaccCACCACCCCCAGGATATGGTAGTCATCAACCAATCTTTAAATCATTACCACCACATGGTTCAAATGGAATTATGCAACCAGGaccaaaatcattgatgCCTCCTCAACCACAATCACAAATGATGCATCATCAAggtccaccaccaccaccaccacagcaacaacaacaacaacaaggtcCACCTGGATCACCAGCTCATATCGATATTGAACCAGTAGGTATGAGTGGTATTGATCCAATGGTCCACACTATTGCCGAATATATCGATTCAGGTGATGATAGACACAATGAATTGATCAACG ATTACGATCGTCAAACATCATCTAATGAAATATGGCCTATTGCTCAGCCTGAATTAGCtaaaattgttcatttagATGTTAAAtgtgaaaagaatttcatgAAAGTATCAGTTGAATTTGATCGTCCATTCAATGGTATCATCTTCAGTAAAGGACATTTTAGTCAACCGAATTGTATCCATTTGCCATCCGGTTCTGGTcgttcatcaatttatttcgATATACGAATCGATAGTTGTGGTACCACCGGTAATATGGGACCAAATTCATTGACAGCCTATGGCAATGTTAATGCTGGAAACTTTTTCGAAAACACCGTTATATTTCAATATGATCCATTCGTACAAGAAGCCTGGGATCAGGCGCGGAAACTTCGATGCACATGGCATgatcaatatgaaaaatcCGTATCATTCCGTCCATTCCCAGTCGATATGGTCGATGTAGTTCGAGCCGATTTCGCTGGTGATAATGTCGGTTGTTGGATGCAGATTCAAGTTGGTCGTGGTCCATGGGCAAGTGAAGTAGCCGGTATTGTAAAAATTGGccaaacaatgacaatggtATTAGCTATCAAAGATGAGGAGAATAAATTCGATATGTTGGTCAGAAATTGTGTAGCTCATGATGGCAAACGAGCACCAATCGAATTAGTCGACACCAACGGTTGTATTGTACGATCGAAACTTATGTCTAAATTtacgaaaatcaaaaactttGGCTCAAGTGCATCGGTGTTGAGCTACGCACATTTCCAGGCATTCAAATTTCCCGATTCAATGGAAgtacattttcaatgtacCATTCAGATCTGTAAAAATAGCTGTCCGGAACAATGTGATCAATCGGGTCAATCgaatattcattatattaATCATCAGATCACTGGTACAATGCAAAATCTACAAAACCATCGAGATATTATGGGCGGTAGTAGCGGTGGTGACATTTATCTTAGTTCGGATTTGCCATCAGCGGCAGCACAAATCGGTGAACTACCTGGACGATCGGATAATAGTGTATTGGCTCGACCTCGTGAAGTTCGTGATGTAAGTGgtgaattgaaagaaatcCTTCAAGAAACAAATGTAACCGCAGCTAAAGAGGTTGGTGTAGAAAAAGTTATACGTGTCATATCGACTGGTGATCTTAGTTTTGCTACATCGGATAAATTAACTGCCgaacaacaatcgattataGAAACGAATGAAACATCTAATGGAACATTCAGTAGTCATCCTCATTATCGAATTGGGCCGAAATCTTGGCTCTCGGAAaagataaatgaaaaaatttgcatgTCATCGATTAATTTTCTCGTATGTTTCGTAACATTATCGACTTTGGCATTATTTTTCTGCACTTGTTCAGTGGTTATGTGTTGCCGTAAACGTTCAATTTATGGTGATCATGCGGCTGCAGCTGCCATGTTACATGGTGCCGTACATTTAAATGGCAAATCTTCAAGTAAAAAAACTTCGGCCAAAGAAGCACAGTTGATTAAAAATGGTAAACGTAGTAAACATGAACAGAATAGCCATGATAGTAGCTATGGATCACAACAGACGGTCATACCGGTCATGTCGGGTAATGGTACAAATGGTGGTTATCTAAGTAGCTCATCGATAT